In one window of Gossypium hirsutum isolate 1008001.06 chromosome A01, Gossypium_hirsutum_v2.1, whole genome shotgun sequence DNA:
- the LOC107916910 gene encoding pre-rRNA-processing protein TSR1 homolog isoform X2, protein MEGSRAQVNKPHKTRFSSKSSRNIHKISHKDKNWIAKSNRNVTQGARAARLQRSKMLREQKKEALLKEKRASSGSASPPRVILLFPLSASVNVSSLAEDILRLLSADVGGAFSSTVVSSEYKLRATVLHAPHGDLLSCMEMAKVADLIAFVASATEQSTCDYIDSFGSQCLSVFRSLGLPSTVVFIRDLPTELKRRNDAKKIVTSSLTSEFPEDCKFYPADTKDDLHKFMWLFKEQRLTTPHWRNQRPYLIAQKVDMVPDDSSPEKCTLLLTGYMRAHSLSVNQLLNRIEIMKDSIPLNARKDHNAMDSDDIQDAEIIHSLAPDPSSQEPLLVENVPDPLAGEQTWPTEVEMAEAERNQKQKRLRKRALPRGTSEYQAAWIVDDTDGEDSGVENDGDDDEDDDGMLLDEGESGFPSQEDTNNSDFEEDQASLHLRDSDEETENDSVMMEGDNMTREQIEDEIKKIKEAHAEDEEFPDEVDTPLDVPARKRFAKYRGLKSFRTSSWDPKESLPPEYARIFAFDNFARTQKHVVAKALKVEQEGRDDCAPVGSFARFYIKEVPFHVASKLCAASRTAPIVLCGLLQHESKMSVLHFSIKKHDSYDAPIKSKEELIFNVGFRQFVARPNFSTDNINSDKHKMERFLHAGHFSIASIYAPISFPPLPLIALKSAAGAGTPAVAAVGSLRSIDPDRIILKKIILTGYPQRVSKLKATVRYMFHNPEDVRWFKPVEVWTKCGRRGRVKEPVGTHGAMKCIFNGGLQQHDTVCMSLYKRAYPKWPEHRFPANV, encoded by the exons ATGGAAGGATCTCGAGCTCAAGTCAATAAGCCTCACAAAACTCGTTTCTCCTCTAAATCTTCTAGGAACATTCATAAAATCTCTCACAAAG ACAAGAACTGGATTGCAAAATCAAACCGTAATGTAACGCAGGGAGCCCGAGCTGCTCGGCTTCAGCGAAGCAAGATG CTAAGAGAGCAGAAGAAGGAAGCTCTTTTGAAAGAAAAAAGGGCTTCAAGTGGATCAGCCAGCCCTCCCCGTGTCATC CTTCTTTTCCCTCTTTCTGCATCTGTGAATGTAAGTTCACTTGCTGAAGACATTTTGAGATTGCTATCAGCAGATGTTGGCGGAGCTTTTTCATCAACAGTAGTTTCTTCAGAGTACAAACTGCGAGCAACA GTACTGCATGCTCCTCATGGGGACCTATTATCGTGTATGGAAATGGCCAAG GTTGCTGATTTGATTGCTTTTGTGGCATCAGCTACTGAACAAAGCACATGTGACTATATTGATTCATTTGGAAGTCAATGCCTTTCGGTGTTCAGGTCTCTAGGCTTACCGAGCACTGTCGTTTTCATTCGT GATCTGCCTACTGAGCTTAAAAGACGAAATGATGCAAAGAAGATCGTTACTTCCAGCCTTACTTCTGAATTTCCAGAAGATTGCAAGTTTTATCCTGCAGATACGAAGGACGACTTGCACAAG TTCATGTGGCTTTTTAAGGAGCAAAGACTCACAACACCGCATTGGAGAAATCAACGGCCTTATCTTATTGCTCAAAAA GTTGATATGGTACCAGATGACTCCAGTCCAGAGAAGTGTACACTTCTCCTCACTGGTTATATGCGTGCTCACAGCCTCTCAGTGAACCAGCTG TTGAATAGAATTGAAATTATGAAGGATTCTATCCCTTTAAATGCTAGAAAAGATCATAATGCTATGGATTCTGATGACATACAAGATGCTGAG ATCATTCATTCCCTAGCTCCTGATCCATCAAGCCAGGAGCCTTTGCTTGTTGAGAATGTTCCAGATCCACTTGCTGGAGAACAG ACATGGCCCACTGAAGTAGAAATGGCTGAGGCTGAAAGAAATCAAAAGCAGAAGAGGTTGAGAAAGAGAGCTCTCCCTCGAGGCACTTCTGAGTATCAG GCTGCTTGGATCGTAGATGATACAGATGGAGAGGATTCTGGTGTGgagaatgatggagatgatgatgAGGATGATGATGGCATGTTGTTGGATGAAGGAGAAAGTGGCTTTCCTAGTCAAGAAGACACCAATAATTCAGATTTTGAGGAAGATCAAGCTTCCTTGCACTTAAGGGACTCTGATGAAGAAACTGAAAATGATTCAGTGATGATG GAAGGGGACAATATGACAAGGGAACAGATAGAGGatgagattaaaaaaataaaagaggcaCATGCCGAAGATGAGG aATTTCCAGATGAAGTGGATACTCCACTAGATGTTCCTGCTAGAAAGCGATTTGCAAAATATAGAGGCCTCAAGTCTTTTAGGACATCCTCGTGGGACCCCAAA GAATCTCTACCTCCAGAATATGCCAGAATTTTTGCTTTTGATAATTTTGCAAGAACACAAAAGCATGTTGTTGCAAAAGCTTTAAAAGTGGAGCAAGAGGGCAGGGATGACTGTGCGCCGGTTGGTTCATTTGCTAGGTTTTATATCAAGGAGGTCCCTTTTCATGTTGCTTCCAAATTGTGTGCGGCCTCAAGAACTGCACCCATTGTTTTATGTGGTCTCCTGCAACATGAGTCTAAGATGTCTGTTCTTCATTTTAG TATAAAAAAGCATGATAGTTATGATGCTCCAATTAAATCTAAAGAAGAACTCATATTCAACGTTGGTTTCCGTCAGTTTGTTGCTAG ACCGAACTTTTCGACTGACAATATTAATTCAGACAAGCACAAGATGGAAAGGTTTCTTCATGCCGGACATTTTTCAATAGCATCAATATATGCTCCCATTTCTTTTCCACCTCTCCCCTTGATTGCTCTGAAGAGTGCAGCAGGAGCCGGCACTCCTGCAGTTGCTGCTGTTGGTTCCTTGAGAAGTATTGACCCCGATAGAATAATTTTAAAGAAGATTATTTTAACTGG TTATCCTCAACGAGTATCCAAGTTAAAAGCCACAGTGCGATATATGTTCCATAATCCAGAGGATGTGAGATGGTTTAAG CCTGTTGAAGTGTGGACGAAGTGCGGTCGTCGTGGTCGAGTTAAGGAACCCGTTGGTACCCATG GTGCAATGAAATGCATATTTAATGGGGGCCTTCAACAACACGATACTGTTTGCATGAGCTTGTACAAGCGGGCATATCCAAAGTGGCCGGAACACCGGTTCCCTGCTAATGTTTGA
- the LOC107916910 gene encoding pre-rRNA-processing protein TSR1 homolog isoform X1 → MEGSRAQVNKPHKTRFSSKSSRNIHKISHKDKNWIAKSNRNVTQGARAARLQRSKMLREQKKEALLKEKRASSGSASPPRVILLFPLSASVNVSSLAEDILRLLSADVGGAFSSTVVSSEYKLRATVLHAPHGDLLSCMEMAKVADLIAFVASATEQSTCDYIDSFGSQCLSVFRSLGLPSTVVFIRDLPTELKRRNDAKKIVTSSLTSEFPEDCKFYPADTKDDLHKFMWLFKEQRLTTPHWRNQRPYLIAQKVDMVPDDSSPEKCTLLLTGYMRAHSLSVNQLVHVSGAGDFQLNRIEIMKDSIPLNARKDHNAMDSDDIQDAEIIHSLAPDPSSQEPLLVENVPDPLAGEQTWPTEVEMAEAERNQKQKRLRKRALPRGTSEYQAAWIVDDTDGEDSGVENDGDDDEDDDGMLLDEGESGFPSQEDTNNSDFEEDQASLHLRDSDEETENDSVMMEGDNMTREQIEDEIKKIKEAHAEDEEFPDEVDTPLDVPARKRFAKYRGLKSFRTSSWDPKESLPPEYARIFAFDNFARTQKHVVAKALKVEQEGRDDCAPVGSFARFYIKEVPFHVASKLCAASRTAPIVLCGLLQHESKMSVLHFSIKKHDSYDAPIKSKEELIFNVGFRQFVARPNFSTDNINSDKHKMERFLHAGHFSIASIYAPISFPPLPLIALKSAAGAGTPAVAAVGSLRSIDPDRIILKKIILTGYPQRVSKLKATVRYMFHNPEDVRWFKPVEVWTKCGRRGRVKEPVGTHGAMKCIFNGGLQQHDTVCMSLYKRAYPKWPEHRFPANV, encoded by the exons ATGGAAGGATCTCGAGCTCAAGTCAATAAGCCTCACAAAACTCGTTTCTCCTCTAAATCTTCTAGGAACATTCATAAAATCTCTCACAAAG ACAAGAACTGGATTGCAAAATCAAACCGTAATGTAACGCAGGGAGCCCGAGCTGCTCGGCTTCAGCGAAGCAAGATG CTAAGAGAGCAGAAGAAGGAAGCTCTTTTGAAAGAAAAAAGGGCTTCAAGTGGATCAGCCAGCCCTCCCCGTGTCATC CTTCTTTTCCCTCTTTCTGCATCTGTGAATGTAAGTTCACTTGCTGAAGACATTTTGAGATTGCTATCAGCAGATGTTGGCGGAGCTTTTTCATCAACAGTAGTTTCTTCAGAGTACAAACTGCGAGCAACA GTACTGCATGCTCCTCATGGGGACCTATTATCGTGTATGGAAATGGCCAAG GTTGCTGATTTGATTGCTTTTGTGGCATCAGCTACTGAACAAAGCACATGTGACTATATTGATTCATTTGGAAGTCAATGCCTTTCGGTGTTCAGGTCTCTAGGCTTACCGAGCACTGTCGTTTTCATTCGT GATCTGCCTACTGAGCTTAAAAGACGAAATGATGCAAAGAAGATCGTTACTTCCAGCCTTACTTCTGAATTTCCAGAAGATTGCAAGTTTTATCCTGCAGATACGAAGGACGACTTGCACAAG TTCATGTGGCTTTTTAAGGAGCAAAGACTCACAACACCGCATTGGAGAAATCAACGGCCTTATCTTATTGCTCAAAAA GTTGATATGGTACCAGATGACTCCAGTCCAGAGAAGTGTACACTTCTCCTCACTGGTTATATGCGTGCTCACAGCCTCTCAGTGAACCAGCTG GTTCATGTGTCTGGTGCGGGGGATTTTCAGTTGAATAGAATTGAAATTATGAAGGATTCTATCCCTTTAAATGCTAGAAAAGATCATAATGCTATGGATTCTGATGACATACAAGATGCTGAG ATCATTCATTCCCTAGCTCCTGATCCATCAAGCCAGGAGCCTTTGCTTGTTGAGAATGTTCCAGATCCACTTGCTGGAGAACAG ACATGGCCCACTGAAGTAGAAATGGCTGAGGCTGAAAGAAATCAAAAGCAGAAGAGGTTGAGAAAGAGAGCTCTCCCTCGAGGCACTTCTGAGTATCAG GCTGCTTGGATCGTAGATGATACAGATGGAGAGGATTCTGGTGTGgagaatgatggagatgatgatgAGGATGATGATGGCATGTTGTTGGATGAAGGAGAAAGTGGCTTTCCTAGTCAAGAAGACACCAATAATTCAGATTTTGAGGAAGATCAAGCTTCCTTGCACTTAAGGGACTCTGATGAAGAAACTGAAAATGATTCAGTGATGATG GAAGGGGACAATATGACAAGGGAACAGATAGAGGatgagattaaaaaaataaaagaggcaCATGCCGAAGATGAGG aATTTCCAGATGAAGTGGATACTCCACTAGATGTTCCTGCTAGAAAGCGATTTGCAAAATATAGAGGCCTCAAGTCTTTTAGGACATCCTCGTGGGACCCCAAA GAATCTCTACCTCCAGAATATGCCAGAATTTTTGCTTTTGATAATTTTGCAAGAACACAAAAGCATGTTGTTGCAAAAGCTTTAAAAGTGGAGCAAGAGGGCAGGGATGACTGTGCGCCGGTTGGTTCATTTGCTAGGTTTTATATCAAGGAGGTCCCTTTTCATGTTGCTTCCAAATTGTGTGCGGCCTCAAGAACTGCACCCATTGTTTTATGTGGTCTCCTGCAACATGAGTCTAAGATGTCTGTTCTTCATTTTAG TATAAAAAAGCATGATAGTTATGATGCTCCAATTAAATCTAAAGAAGAACTCATATTCAACGTTGGTTTCCGTCAGTTTGTTGCTAG ACCGAACTTTTCGACTGACAATATTAATTCAGACAAGCACAAGATGGAAAGGTTTCTTCATGCCGGACATTTTTCAATAGCATCAATATATGCTCCCATTTCTTTTCCACCTCTCCCCTTGATTGCTCTGAAGAGTGCAGCAGGAGCCGGCACTCCTGCAGTTGCTGCTGTTGGTTCCTTGAGAAGTATTGACCCCGATAGAATAATTTTAAAGAAGATTATTTTAACTGG TTATCCTCAACGAGTATCCAAGTTAAAAGCCACAGTGCGATATATGTTCCATAATCCAGAGGATGTGAGATGGTTTAAG CCTGTTGAAGTGTGGACGAAGTGCGGTCGTCGTGGTCGAGTTAAGGAACCCGTTGGTACCCATG GTGCAATGAAATGCATATTTAATGGGGGCCTTCAACAACACGATACTGTTTGCATGAGCTTGTACAAGCGGGCATATCCAAAGTGGCCGGAACACCGGTTCCCTGCTAATGTTTGA